The following are encoded in a window of Gossypium raimondii isolate GPD5lz chromosome 13, ASM2569854v1, whole genome shotgun sequence genomic DNA:
- the LOC105783963 gene encoding 7-deoxyloganetin glucosyltransferase: MAPISLPNNPHAVCIPYPAQGHVNPMLKVAKLLHFKGFHITFVNTEYNHKRLLESRGPHALDGLPDFRFGTIPDGLPPPDIDATQDIPALCDSTSKHCLAPFRRLLVELNANAGVPPVTCIVADGSMSFTLEAAKELGIPSVLLWTPSACGFLAYCHYRRLIDDGFTPLKDESYMTNGYLDTVIDWIPGMKNIRIRDLPSFVRTTNPDDIMLNFFATECDRASKASAIIVNTFDELEHDVVKALSSIFPKFYTIGPLHLLLNHIPPSSPLSSMGSNLWKEEPRCFQWLDLKEPKSVVYVNFGSITVMTANQMVEFAWGLANSKKPFLWIIRPDLVRGDSAILPPEFIEETKDRCFMASWCPQEEVLNHNAVAGFLTHSGWNSTLESISSGVAIASWPFFAEQQTNCWFACNEWGIGIEIDHDVKREKVEKLVRELMEGRKGEEMRENAMEWKRKAEKAACLDGPSLLNLDRLINEVLLEGHE, from the exons ATGGCACCCATTTCATTACCCAACAATCCCCATGCAGTATGCATCCCCTACCCGGCACAAGGTCACGTAAACCCGATGCTCAAAGTGGCCAAACTCCTCCATTTCAAAGGCTTCCACATCACTTTCGTCAACACCGAGTACAACCACAAACGCTTGCTCGAATCCAGGGGCCCCCACGCCCTCGACGGCTTGCCTGACTTCCGGTTTGGGACAATCCCCGACGGCCTTCCTCCGCCGGACATCGACGCCACGCAAGACATCCCCGCGCTTTGTGACTCAACTAGCAAGCATTGTTTGGCTCCCTTTCGCCGACTCCTTGTTGAGCTAAATGCTAATGCCGGTGTCCCGCCGGTCACTTGTATCGTCGCCGATGGGAGCATGTCGTTCACTCTTGAGGCGGCTAAAGAGTTAGGGATTCCCAGTGTGTTGCTTTGGACACCCAGTGCTTGTGGTTTCTTGGCTTATTGCCATTACCGACGGCTTATTGATGATGGTTTTACACCATTGAAAG ATGAATCCTATATGACAAACGGGTATTTGGATACCGTCATCGACTGGATCCCGGGCATGAAAAACATCCGCATAAGGGACCTTCCAAGCTTTGTTCGAACAACGAATCCAGACGATATAATGTTGAATTTCTTTGCGACGGAGTGCGACAGAGCTTCCAAAGCTTCCGCCATTATCGTAAACACCTTCGATGAATTGGAACATGATGTCGTCAAAGCTCTCTCCTCTATCTTCCCTAAATTTTACACCATTGGACCCCTTCACTTGCTCCTCAACCACATCCCACCGTCGTCACCTTTAAGCTCCATGGGGTCCAACCTGTGGAAAGAAGAGCCTCGATGTTTTCAATGGCTAGATTTAAAAGAACCCAAATCGGTCGTTTATGTTAATTTCGGGAGCATCACGGTGATGACGGCGAATCAAATGGTTGAATTCGCTTGGGGTTTGGCTAATAGTAAAAAACCTTTTTTGTGGATCATTAGACCCGATTTGGTACGGGGGGATTCGGCCATTTTGCCGCCAGAGTTTATCGAGGAAACTAAAGACCGGTGTTTCATGGCGAGCTGGTGCCCGCAAGAGGAAGTATTGAACCATAACGCGGTGGCCGGGTTCTTGACACACAGCGGGTGGAATTCAACGTTGGAAAGCATTTCGAGTGGGGTGGCGATAGCTTCTTGGCCGTTCTTCGCGGAGCAACAAACGAATTGTTGGTTTGCTTGTAATGAATGGGGTATCGGCATCGAAATCGACCATGATGTGAAGAGGGAGAAAGTGGAGAAGCTAGTGAGGGAGCTCATGGAAGGAAGGAAAGGGGAGGAGATGAGGGAAAACGCCATGGAATGGAAGAGAAAAGCTGAAAAAGCTGCGTGTTTGGATGGACCGTCCTTGTTGAATCTGGATAGGTTGATTAATGAAGTCTTGCTCGAAGGACATGAATGA
- the LOC105783964 gene encoding 7-deoxyloganetin glucosyltransferase, whose translation MAPISLPNKPHAVCIPYPAQGHVNPMLKVAKLLHFKGFHITFVNTEYNHKRLLKSRGPHALDGLPDFRFGTIPDGLPPPDIDATQDIPALSDSTSKHCLAPFRRLLVKLNATSGVPPVTCIVADGCMSFTLEAAKELGIPGVLFWTPSACGFLAYCHYRRLIDEGFTPLKDESYMTNGYLDTVIDWIPGMKNIRIRDLPSFVRTTNPDDIMLNFLATEGDRAAKASAIIVNTFDELEHDVVKALSSIFPKFYTIGPLHLLLNHIPPSSPLISMGSNLWKEEPQCLQWLDLKEPKSVVYVNFGSITVMTANQMVEFAWGLANSKKPFLWIIRPDLVRGDSAILRPEFIEETKDRCFMASWCPQEEVLNHSAVAGFLTHSGWNSTVESISSGVAMVSWPFFAEQQTNCWFACNEWGIGMEIDNNVKREKVEKLVRELMEGRKGEEMRENVMEWKRKAERAACLDGPSLLNLDRLINEVLLKGHE comes from the exons atgGCACCCATTTCGTTACCCAACAAGCCCCATGCAGTATGCATCCCCTACCCCGCACAAGGTCACGTAAATCCGATGCTCAAAGTGGCCAAACTCCTCCATTTCAAAGGCTTCCACATCACTTTCGTCAACACCGAGTACAACCACAAACGCTTGCTCAAATCCAGGGGCCCCCACGCCCTCGACGGCTTGCCTGACTTCCGGTTTGGGACAATCCCCGACGGCCTTCCTCCGCCGGACATCGACGCCACGCAAGACATCCCCGCGCTTTCTGACTCCACTAGCAAGCATTGTTTGGCTCCCTTTCGCCGACTCCTTGTTAAGCTAAATGCTACTTCCGGTGTCCCGCCGGTCACTTGTATCGTCGCCGATGGGTGCATGTCGTTCACTCTCGAGGCGGCTAAAGAGTTAGGGATTCCCGGTGTGTTGTTTTGGACACCCAGTGCTTGTGGTTTCTTGGCTTATTGCCATTACCGACGGCTTATTGATGAGGGTTTTACACCATTGAAAG ATGAATCCTATATGACAAACGGGTATTTGGATACCGTCATCGACTGGATTCCGGGCATGAAAAACATCCGCATAAGAGACCTTCCAAGCTTTGTTCGAACAACGAATCCAGACGATATAATGTTGAATTTCCTTGCGACGGAGGGCGACAGAGCTGCCAAAGCTTCCGCCATAATCGTAAACACCTTCGATGAATTGGAACATGATGTCGTCAAAGCTCTCTCCTCCATCTTCCCTAAATTTTACACCATTGGACCCCTTCACTTGCTCCTCAACCACATCCCACCGTCGTCACCTTTAATCTCCATGGGGTCCAACCTGTGGAAAGAAGAGCCTCAATGTCTTCAATGGCTGGATTTAAAAGAACCCAAATCGGTCGTTTACGTTAATTTCGGGAGCATCACGGTGATGACGGCGAATCAAATGGTTGAATTCGCTTGGGGTTTGGCTAATAGTAAAAAACCCTTTCTGTGGATCATTAGGCCCGATTTGGTACGGGGGGATTCGGCCATTTTGCGGCCGGAGTTCATCGAGGAAACTAAAGACCGGTGTTTCATGGCGAGCTGGTGCCCGCAAGAGGAAGTACTGAACCATAGCGCGGTGGCCGGGTTCTTGACGCACAGCGGGTGGAATTCGACTGTGGAAAGCATTTCGAGTGGGGTGGCGATGGTTTCTTGGCCGTTCTTCGCGGAGCAACAAACGAATTGTTGGTTCGCTTGTAATGAATGGGGTATCGGCATGGAAATCGACAACAATGTGAAGAGGGAGAAAGTGGAGAAGCTGGTGAGGGAGTTGATGGAAGGAAGGAAAGGGGAGGAGATGAGGGAAAACGTCATGGAATGGAAGAGAAAAGCCGAAAGAGCCGCGTGTTTGGATGGACCGTCCTTGTTGAATTTGGATAGGTTGATTAATGAAGTCTTGCTCAAAGGACATGAATGA